CCCTGTTCCAGAAGGTGGTGGAACTCGCTCCGCATCTCCCTCGGGAAATCTTCGTCGCCGCCATGAATATGAAGAATCCAACCCGACTGGCCCATTTTGTCGTTTCGAATCTGAATCTCGATGTGGCCAGGAAACAGGAGATTTTGATCCTTTCCGATTTGCAGACCCGACTTCACCGGGTGAACTATTATCTTACCAGAGAATTGGAGATTCTTCAGATCGGGAGCCGGATACAGAATCAAATTCACAGTGAAATGGCCAAGACGCAACGTGAATACTTACTTCGTGAACAGTTGAAGGCGGTTCAACGGGAGCTTGGAGAACTGGACGACAGGTCCCTGGAAATGAATGAGATACGGGGAAAAATTGAACAAATTCGCCTTCCGGACGAAGTCAGAATTGAAGCGGGACGGGAGCTCGACCGTCTTTCCCGGATCCCCCCGGCCTCTGCTGAATATCCTGTTTTACGAAACTACCTGGACTGGATAGTGGAACTACCCTGGAGCGTTATGACTGAGGACGCTTTGGACATGGCCATCGCCGAACGCATTCTCGATGAAGATCACCACGATCTGGAGAAAGTGAAAGAGAGGATTCTCGAATACCTGGCAGTCTGTACCCTGAAAAAGAATATAAAGGGCCCTATTTTATGTTTTGTCGGGCCGCCTGGAGTCGGGAAGACATCTTTGGGGAAATCGATAGCTCGGGCCATGGAAAGGCGTTTCGTTCGCATATCTCTTGGTGGCGTCAGGGATGAAGCGGAGATCCGTGGGCATCGGCGGACCTATGTCGGTGCCTTACCCGGAAGGATCATCCAGGGGATTCGCAAGGCAGGGACCAGGAACCCGGTCTTTATGCTTGACGAAGTCGACAAACTTGGACTGGATTTCAGAGGGGACCCGGCGGCTTCCCTCCTTGAGGTTCTAGATCCGGAACAGAATTCCGCGTTTGCCGATCACTATCTGGGGGTTCCTTTCGATCTATCCCGGGTGCTCTTTATCGCCACAGCCAATATGCTGGATACCATTCCCTCACCGCTTCTCGACCGGATGGAGGTGATCCGTATCCCTGGCTATACGGACAGAGACAAAATGGCTATTGCCCGCCGGTATCTTTTACCCCGCCAAATGGATGAAAACGGCATCCCGGAAGGCGCACTGTTGATTTCTGACGAAATACTCATGAAAATTATTCGGGAATATACCCGTGAAGCGGGAGTCAGAAATCTCGAGCGGGAAATTGCTTCCCTGTATCGAAAAACCGCCCGGCGGATCGCTTCTGGAGAAGGTGGGTCATTTGAAATAAGCGAAGACCGTTTACGGGATTATTTGGGACCCCGCCGCT
This Atribacteraceae bacterium DNA region includes the following protein-coding sequences:
- the lon gene encoding endopeptidase La, which translates into the protein MSDLVRDAKPKKNRKTRTGRSGGKSDTVSTVEKTDTREEALVKGEPLPVGLPILPLSDTVLFPEMVLPWVVHGEQWVRLVNDAILSDKLIGLVARRPREEQDGDIASSDELFDFGVMGKISRMLKLPEGAVQILVLGLSKIKIVEWKQEEPYPIALVEHIQDRETQNDEVEAMVRAIVALFQKVVELAPHLPREIFVAAMNMKNPTRLAHFVVSNLNLDVARKQEILILSDLQTRLHRVNYYLTRELEILQIGSRIQNQIHSEMAKTQREYLLREQLKAVQRELGELDDRSLEMNEIRGKIEQIRLPDEVRIEAGRELDRLSRIPPASAEYPVLRNYLDWIVELPWSVMTEDALDMAIAERILDEDHHDLEKVKERILEYLAVCTLKKNIKGPILCFVGPPGVGKTSLGKSIARAMERRFVRISLGGVRDEAEIRGHRRTYVGALPGRIIQGIRKAGTRNPVFMLDEVDKLGLDFRGDPAASLLEVLDPEQNSAFADHYLGVPFDLSRVLFIATANMLDTIPSPLLDRMEVIRIPGYTDRDKMAIARRYLLPRQMDENGIPEGALLISDEILMKIIREYTREAGVRNLEREIASLYRKTARRIASGEGGSFEISEDRLRDYLGPRRFSDEAVFGKDRIGVATGLAWTKTGGDVLFVEAAVLPGKGKLILTGHLGEIMQESARIAYSCVRERTDCWHVERGYHEKSDFHIHVPSGAIPKDGPSAGITMVVALLSALSRLPVRHNLAMTGEITLTGRVLAIGGVKEKVLAAHRTGIKKVILPEENVKDLEEIPSDIRKKITFFPVKTIDEVLEISFRKKRDSNRNRNCS